In Theileria annulata chromosome 3, complete sequence, *** SEQUENCING IN PROGRESS ***, the sequence GGATAAAATAAGATATAGTGTGGATAATATGAGATTAGGTACATTTTCCTGAtgaaaaattcattttcttAAAAACAGAAGATTCTTGACAGCTATCTGAGATGCCACGATTAGTAGTCACTTTGGAGGCATTACTAAGATTAACAGTAGAGGTAGGAGCATTGGAAGGATATTGAGTAACTTTATCCTTAAGTGCCTTAGCAATAGTAGTAAATGCctaataaaacaaattataaaaattatatataaataatatataaatgatttaaaaattaccttttCAACATTACTATCAGTTTTAGCTGAAGCTTCaatataattcatattattttgttcaGCAACATGTTTTGCTTCATCAGCTAAAACTACACGAGAGTCAACCAGATCAATTTTGTTCCcgattaataatttacaaacaTTCGATGTAGCAtatctaataaattattaaaaataataa encodes:
- a CDS encoding small GTP-binding protein Rab1, putative, whose translation is MKEYDYLFKIIVIGDSGTGKSSLLLRFADNTYSESYMSTIGVDFKIKTVKIDNTTIKLQIWDTAGQERFRTITSTYYRGAHGIICVYDVTNKLSFDHITETWLQDIDKYATSNVCKLLIGNKIDLVDSRVVLADEAKHVAEQNNMNYIEASAKTDSNVEKAFTTIAKALKDKVTQYPSNAPTSTVNLSNASKVTTNRGISDSCQESSVFKKMNFSSGKCT